ATGTTGCGTGGATTAAAAATGGAACTGTTTCCGGTTTAGATGCAGTATCTGGATCAATATTTGACCCTATAATGGTCGCAACAGCAGGAGGTCAACCTTCGAATCAAAATTCGAGGGATGTTGTTTCAGCCACTAACGGAGGAAACGAAGCACTTGAATACCTCGGCTCATCGGATGTCGGTGCTGTTACATATTTCCAGGGTTCCGGCAAAGTCGTGTTTTTCGGTTTCGGTTTTGAAGCCATTTATCAAACTGGACCTTTCGCGTCTCCTGACACTGTGATGAAAAGAGTATTAGACTGGTTCGAAACAGGCGTGGAAGAACAACCTGTTATAGCTGACCCCGACATAAACACGCTTCTTCTGACTGTTAACGGAGTCTCAGTATTCACTTCTTCGGTGCATTTTTCAGCTGATATTCCGCAAGACGAAGAAGCCGGAGTTTATGTTTTCGATATAACGGGCAGAAACGTCAGAACAATAGCTTCAGGACTGACTTACGGTTCGCACAGACTGACGTGGGACGGAAGAGACGAAAAAGGCATACAAGTTTCAGGAGGAAACTACATAGTGAGGATGATAGGAAGGAAATCTTCATCCTCGACCAGAGTGCTTCTGGTAAGATAAGATTCACTTTGGGTTTTTAAAAAGACCCGTAACTATTTTTACAACTTCGAGGGGTGAAGCCGCTGAAAAATCAGCCGTAACGCCCCTCGTGTCGTTGAATCCCCAACAGGCGAGAATTGAAATGCATCCCGCGTTTTTGGCCGAAGTTATATCCGTCCAGGCGTCGCCGACGAGGGCTATCCGGCTTGTGTCGGTATTTTTCTTTAAGGCTATTTCTTTTATCATGGCCGGATCGGGTTTGAGTGGAAAACCCATTCCTCCGGTTATTATGACATCAAAGTGGTGTGTCATTCCGAGCGAATCCAGCAATTTTTTAGTCATAATATTCTCTTTGTTGGTCGCTATACACAGTGAAATTTGCAAGTCCTTAAGGCATTCCAGCGTCGAAATAATCCCTTCGTACGGTAAACTTTTGTCCGTGATATGATTTATATAATGCTCTGAAAAAATTGTTTTTGCGCTTGAAATGGATGTTTCGTCGCAAAATCTGTTTTCCAAAGAAGTTCTGACCAGGTGGTCAAATCCCTGGCCGACGGCCTTCATTGCCTCTGCCTTGGGAAGAGACTCCAAGCCCAGGGTATTTCTGAGGTAATTTATTGATCCTACAAGGTCATCTGAAGTGTCTACC
This portion of the candidate division WOR-3 bacterium genome encodes:
- a CDS encoding HAD-IA family hydrolase is translated as WFLFLAFFDYIFFLGTSLFLFIFYRTLVIPVYFSEFNEMTYSRPLTVIFDLDGTLVDTSDDLVGSINYLRNTLGLESLPKAEAMKAVGQGFDHLVRTSLENRFCDETSISSAKTIFSEHYINHITDKSLPYEGIISTLECLKDLQISLCIATNKENIMTKKLLDSLGMTHHFDVIITGGMGFPLKPDPAMIKEIALKKNTDTSRIALVGDAWTDITSAKNAGCISILACWGFNDTRGVTADFSAASPLEVVKIVTGLFKNPK